Proteins from a genomic interval of Clostridium sp. M62/1:
- a CDS encoding replicative helicase loader/inhibitor — MTKADAARLVAIVVTAYPNFDKFKDAKAIEATVNLWAMMFEQDESGIVALAVKKHIATNKWPPSVAEVREIMLEIQHPELIEPDKAWLAVSDLMYSAGQFNHGDLSRQLPPLVARAVESIGWTSLWEMHRSAYIGGKPGMDRVAFMQQYTPMYEREKSRSMTPAQLTEKIDNAAGSLPDKGQRLIEYRESERRRKEQEMEAITRGALRLESQIVEQTKLELRGEVLG; from the coding sequence ATGACAAAAGCAGACGCGGCTCGACTGGTGGCGATCGTCGTCACCGCCTACCCGAATTTTGACAAGTTCAAGGACGCGAAAGCAATCGAGGCCACGGTGAATCTCTGGGCCATGATGTTTGAGCAAGACGAATCCGGGATCGTAGCGCTGGCAGTAAAAAAACACATTGCAACAAACAAATGGCCGCCGAGTGTGGCCGAAGTCCGGGAGATCATGCTGGAGATCCAGCACCCGGAACTCATAGAGCCGGACAAGGCATGGCTGGCCGTGAGCGACCTCATGTACAGCGCCGGACAATTCAACCACGGAGATCTCTCCCGCCAGCTCCCGCCTCTGGTGGCGCGGGCCGTTGAGTCAATCGGCTGGACTTCCCTCTGGGAAATGCACCGCAGCGCATACATAGGCGGCAAGCCCGGCATGGATCGGGTAGCCTTCATGCAACAGTACACGCCAATGTACGAACGGGAAAAGTCTCGCAGCATGACACCGGCACAATTAACCGAGAAGATCGACAACGCGGCCGGATCCCTTCCGGACAAAGGCCAACGCCTGATAGAGTACAGGGAAAGCGAACGCCGCAGGAAAGAGCAGGAAATGGAGGCTATCACCCGCGGTGCCCTCCGACTGGAGAGCCAGATCGTCGAACAAACGAAGCTCGAACTCAGAGGGGAGGTGCTAGGATGA